The proteins below come from a single Micromonospora citrea genomic window:
- a CDS encoding carbohydrate ABC transporter permease, whose translation MLATLGRRAILASYAVLIVVPLTVILFGTFKTTGALFENPFAPPTSLSAENYRTVLTEQNLSGAFVNSTLVTVVSVTLTLFLGSLAAYGVARIPGWRGWLIFGFLVLGMSVPAQANMIPQYVLFGRLGLLDSLLGLILINVVVTLPVAVFILGGFMRTLPSTLYEASALDGSGPWRTYRSVVMPLSLPSLAATAIFLFVMHWNELLYPLLFIQSAEKRTLPLALLSFQGEFQTDYPLLFTGVVLSSLPVVVGYVLLQRYFVAGMTSGAVKG comes from the coding sequence ATGCTCGCCACACTCGGCCGACGCGCCATCCTCGCCAGCTACGCGGTCCTGATCGTCGTACCGCTGACGGTGATCCTGTTCGGCACGTTCAAGACCACCGGCGCCCTGTTCGAGAACCCGTTCGCCCCGCCCACGTCGCTGTCGGCGGAGAACTACCGCACGGTGCTCACCGAGCAGAACCTCAGCGGCGCGTTCGTCAACAGCACCCTGGTGACCGTCGTGTCGGTGACGCTGACGCTGTTCCTCGGCAGCCTGGCCGCGTACGGGGTGGCCCGCATTCCCGGCTGGCGGGGGTGGCTCATCTTCGGGTTCCTGGTGCTGGGCATGTCCGTGCCCGCCCAGGCCAACATGATCCCGCAGTACGTGCTCTTCGGCCGGCTCGGCCTGCTCGACAGCCTGCTCGGCCTGATCCTGATCAACGTCGTGGTCACCCTGCCGGTCGCCGTGTTCATCCTCGGCGGATTCATGCGCACCCTGCCCAGCACGCTGTACGAGGCCAGCGCCCTCGACGGCTCCGGGCCGTGGCGGACCTACCGCTCGGTGGTCATGCCGCTCTCCCTGCCGTCGCTGGCGGCGACCGCGATCTTCCTGTTCGTCATGCACTGGAACGAACTGCTCTACCCGCTGCTGTTCATCCAGTCCGCGGAGAAACGGACCCTGCCGCTGGCCCTGCTCAGCTTCCAGGGCGAGTTCCAGACCGACTACCCGCTGCTGTTCACCGGCGTCGTGCTCTCCTCGCTGCCGGTGGTGGTCGGCTACGTGCTGCTCCAGCGCTACTTCGTCGCCGGCATGACCTCCGGCGCGGTGAAGGGGTGA
- a CDS encoding glycine betaine ABC transporter substrate-binding protein yields MFNTLKRVLAVAVTATLALGAVACSEKSDGPSGSDKKITIGYMAWDEAIAVSHLWQHILEEKGYQVQLKNLEAGLVYGGLASGDIDFFLDGWLPQTHASYLEKYGDKLEKLGVWYEGASLSIAVPAYVEGVESLADLAGKADTFGGEIIGIEPGAGLTKATQEKVLPGYGLDGAMKLKTSSTPAMLAALDGAITDRKPIVVTLWHPHWAYAKYELKDLADPKGTLGAAEQINTFGRKDFGKDFPEVTKMLQQFKMDSQQLASLEDLMFNTHKGDEKKAVEEWLKANPDYLKALA; encoded by the coding sequence GTGTTCAACACCTTGAAACGAGTCCTCGCCGTCGCGGTGACCGCCACCCTGGCCCTGGGTGCCGTCGCGTGCAGCGAGAAGTCGGACGGCCCGTCCGGCAGCGACAAGAAGATCACCATCGGCTACATGGCCTGGGACGAGGCGATCGCCGTCTCCCACCTGTGGCAGCACATCCTCGAGGAGAAGGGCTACCAGGTCCAGCTCAAGAACCTGGAGGCCGGTCTCGTCTACGGCGGGCTCGCGAGCGGCGACATCGACTTCTTCCTCGACGGCTGGCTGCCCCAGACCCACGCCTCCTATCTGGAGAAGTACGGCGACAAGCTGGAGAAGCTCGGCGTCTGGTACGAGGGCGCCAGCCTGAGCATCGCCGTTCCCGCGTACGTCGAGGGTGTCGAATCGCTGGCGGATCTGGCCGGCAAGGCCGACACCTTCGGTGGGGAGATCATCGGCATCGAGCCGGGCGCCGGCCTGACCAAGGCCACCCAGGAGAAGGTGCTGCCCGGGTACGGCCTGGACGGTGCGATGAAGCTGAAGACCTCCTCCACGCCGGCCATGCTGGCCGCGCTCGACGGCGCGATCACCGACAGGAAGCCGATCGTGGTCACCCTGTGGCACCCGCACTGGGCGTACGCCAAGTACGAGCTGAAGGACCTGGCCGACCCGAAGGGCACCCTGGGCGCGGCCGAGCAGATCAACACGTTCGGCCGCAAGGACTTCGGCAAGGACTTCCCCGAGGTGACGAAGATGCTCCAGCAGTTCAAGATGGACAGCCAGCAGCTCGCCTCGCTGGAGGACCTGATGTTCAACACCCACAAGGGTGACGAGAAGAAGGCCGTCGAGGAGTGGCTGAAGGCCAACCCCGACTACCTGAAGGCGCTCGCCTGA
- a CDS encoding DeoR/GlpR family DNA-binding transcription regulator translates to MAVTSEVATPTSAAARRQAIMRRLHTTGFASITDLSQLFGVSDMTIRRDLKRLSETGELRVVHGGASLPHGTLRTASFASRAGQEAESKRRIAERAATLIERNATVAVDAGTTAYELATHLPPGFQGSVITHSIPVLQHLLGLPDVQVVALGGQLLADSQALVGEITVRCLEGLHADVFFLAAAAINAGGIYVAADVERPTKRALIDICDRVVVLADHTKFATSAPIRLVTFDLVDMVVTDQPPPPAVADALRAADVELIVCAG, encoded by the coding sequence GTGGCGGTGACGAGCGAGGTGGCCACGCCGACGAGCGCGGCGGCGCGGCGTCAGGCGATCATGCGACGCCTGCACACCACCGGCTTCGCCTCCATCACCGACCTGAGTCAGCTGTTCGGCGTCTCCGACATGACGATCCGGCGCGACCTGAAGCGGTTGTCGGAGACCGGCGAGTTGCGGGTGGTCCACGGTGGAGCGAGCCTGCCGCACGGCACCCTGCGCACAGCCAGCTTCGCCAGCCGGGCCGGGCAGGAGGCGGAGAGCAAACGACGCATCGCCGAGCGGGCCGCGACCCTGATCGAACGCAACGCGACCGTCGCCGTCGACGCGGGCACCACCGCGTACGAGCTGGCCACCCACCTGCCGCCCGGCTTCCAGGGCAGCGTCATCACCCACTCGATCCCCGTGCTGCAACACCTGCTCGGCCTGCCCGACGTGCAGGTCGTGGCCCTCGGTGGCCAACTCCTCGCGGACAGTCAGGCGCTGGTCGGTGAGATCACCGTCCGGTGCCTGGAGGGGCTGCACGCGGACGTCTTCTTCCTGGCCGCCGCGGCCATCAACGCCGGCGGCATCTACGTCGCCGCCGACGTGGAACGCCCCACCAAGCGTGCCCTGATCGACATCTGCGACCGGGTGGTCGTCCTCGCCGACCACACCAAGTTCGCCACCTCGGCCCCGATCCGACTGGTCACGTTCGACCTGGTCGACATGGTGGTGACCGACCAGCCTCCGCCGCCGGCGGTGGCCGACGCGCTACGCGCGGCCGACGTGGAACTCATCGTCTGCGCCGGCTGA
- a CDS encoding RNA polymerase sigma-70 factor: MSHATDRATEAFVAHRNLLFTVAYEMLGSAADAEDVLQETWLRWIKVDAEHVRDQRAYLIRITTRQALNRLRAVQRRKEAYVGPWLPEPLLTAPDVVEDVALAESVSMALMIVLETLSPTERVVFVLREAFGVSYDEIAAAVDKSPAAVHQIAHRARRHVDARRPRRAVSPSETRAALGAFQRAVEGRDLQGLLDVLAPDVVLVGDGGGVKQAALRPILGAENVARMFLGGLGKVRGTFTGEPTVVNGNPALLVRLDGEVDGVMAIRVEDAGITGLYYVRNPEKLARVGSETPLTLR; the protein is encoded by the coding sequence TTGAGCCACGCCACCGACCGGGCGACCGAGGCGTTCGTCGCCCACCGCAACCTGCTCTTCACCGTCGCCTACGAGATGCTCGGCTCGGCGGCCGACGCCGAGGACGTCCTCCAGGAAACCTGGCTGCGGTGGATCAAGGTCGACGCGGAGCACGTGCGCGACCAGCGCGCGTACCTGATCCGCATCACCACCCGGCAGGCGCTCAACCGGCTGCGTGCCGTGCAACGTCGCAAGGAGGCGTACGTCGGTCCGTGGCTGCCCGAGCCGCTGCTCACCGCGCCAGACGTCGTCGAGGACGTCGCGCTCGCCGAGAGCGTGTCGATGGCGCTCATGATCGTCCTGGAGACGCTGTCGCCGACCGAGCGCGTCGTCTTCGTGCTGCGTGAGGCCTTCGGTGTCAGCTACGACGAGATCGCGGCCGCCGTCGACAAGAGCCCTGCGGCCGTCCACCAGATCGCGCACCGCGCCCGCCGGCACGTCGATGCCCGCCGCCCCCGCCGGGCGGTCTCCCCGAGCGAGACCCGGGCGGCTCTGGGAGCGTTCCAGCGCGCCGTCGAAGGCAGGGACCTGCAGGGTCTCCTCGACGTGCTCGCCCCTGACGTCGTGCTGGTGGGCGACGGTGGCGGCGTCAAGCAGGCCGCGCTGCGGCCGATCCTCGGCGCGGAGAACGTGGCCCGCATGTTCCTCGGTGGCCTGGGCAAGGTGAGAGGCACATTCACCGGTGAACCGACGGTCGTCAACGGCAACCCGGCACTCCTCGTACGCCTGGACGGCGAGGTTGACGGCGTCATGGCGATCCGTGTCGAGGACGCCGGCATCACCGGCCTCTACTACGTCCGCAACCCGGAGAAGCTCGCCCGCGTCGGATCCGAAACCCCGCTCACCCTGCGGTGA
- a CDS encoding carbohydrate kinase family protein, whose product MASSTSRPPIVFVGAATFDAITLVDRFPEPDERQVAAAVRYAGGGPAATAAVAAARLGVPAAFVGAVGDDDEGERIVAGLRAEGVDTTGVRVVPGQPSQASVVVIDRSRATRAICTRPVPALSLGADPALLDRLTGAGWVHVDHRGWPVARALLDQLPAAARPRVSVDGGNPIADLRLADVDLYVPTVEALAARHGSLPVADLLGRALAEGARTVVATRGAEGSVAARAGYPPVEAAGLPVDVVSTLGAGDVFHGALLAAWVRDLPLTQCLRYANVAAALSCRGIDGRSAIPNHAEVLSALDGVLPDRQEEDL is encoded by the coding sequence ATGGCGAGCAGCACGTCACGACCCCCGATCGTGTTCGTCGGCGCCGCGACCTTCGACGCGATCACGCTCGTCGATCGCTTCCCGGAGCCGGACGAACGCCAGGTCGCCGCCGCCGTCCGGTACGCCGGCGGCGGCCCGGCTGCCACCGCCGCCGTCGCCGCGGCCCGGCTCGGCGTGCCGGCCGCCTTCGTCGGTGCGGTCGGCGACGACGACGAGGGGGAGCGGATCGTCGCCGGGCTGCGCGCCGAGGGCGTGGACACCACGGGGGTACGCGTCGTGCCCGGGCAGCCGTCCCAGGCCAGCGTCGTGGTCATCGACCGCTCCCGGGCCACCCGGGCCATCTGCACCCGCCCGGTGCCAGCCCTGAGCCTCGGTGCCGACCCGGCGCTGCTGGACCGGCTCACCGGCGCCGGCTGGGTGCACGTCGACCACCGCGGGTGGCCGGTGGCCCGGGCCCTGCTCGACCAACTCCCGGCCGCCGCCCGGCCCCGCGTCTCGGTCGACGGCGGCAACCCGATCGCCGACCTGCGGCTGGCCGACGTCGACCTGTACGTGCCCACCGTCGAGGCACTGGCCGCCCGCCACGGGTCGCTGCCGGTGGCCGACCTGCTCGGCCGGGCGCTGGCCGAGGGCGCGCGGACCGTGGTCGCCACCCGGGGCGCCGAGGGCTCGGTGGCCGCCCGGGCCGGGTACCCACCGGTGGAGGCCGCCGGCCTGCCGGTCGACGTGGTGAGCACGCTCGGCGCCGGGGACGTCTTCCACGGCGCTCTGCTGGCGGCGTGGGTCCGCGACCTGCCCCTGACGCAGTGCCTGCGCTACGCCAACGTCGCCGCCGCGCTGTCCTGCCGTGGGATCGACGGCCGCTCGGCCATCCCGAACCACGCAGAGGTGCTGTCCGCCCTGGACGGTGTCCTACCCGATCGACAGGAGGAAGACCTGTGA
- a CDS encoding DUF6193 family natural product biosynthesis protein has translation MSDQRGRAGPDPVPYPDIARAGDLRRALQGQFDAAGLACRARHVSSPGWRHVAARVVGVERDADVVTGIGERAFCLRLRARGVGMARGTTVELSGVAAAMHAWQSGVRLRQLVSAWPFLRTDGFAEAYERGDAEAIGHRWRQYHEDPSQARQLTRLRPFVAHAFREPRLRALLPYTSHRTLRFSRTVSLPYSDDCPFVEPLRDGRYLVRAADGRELGTADAAGGVALVLAALDASAGADDEFHVGRA, from the coding sequence GTGTCCGACCAGCGCGGCCGGGCCGGGCCGGACCCGGTCCCGTACCCGGACATCGCTCGGGCAGGCGACCTCCGGCGGGCCCTGCAAGGCCAGTTCGACGCGGCCGGTCTCGCCTGCCGGGCCCGCCACGTGTCCTCGCCCGGCTGGCGGCACGTCGCGGCGAGAGTCGTCGGCGTCGAACGCGACGCCGATGTCGTGACGGGCATCGGCGAACGAGCCTTCTGCCTGCGGTTGCGGGCGCGAGGCGTGGGCATGGCGCGGGGCACGACAGTCGAACTGTCGGGCGTCGCCGCGGCGATGCACGCCTGGCAGTCGGGCGTCCGCCTTCGCCAGTTGGTCTCGGCATGGCCGTTCCTGCGCACCGACGGGTTCGCCGAGGCGTACGAGCGCGGCGACGCCGAGGCCATCGGCCATCGATGGCGGCAGTACCACGAAGACCCTTCGCAGGCGCGCCAGCTGACTCGCCTGCGTCCGTTCGTCGCGCACGCGTTCCGCGAACCGCGACTGCGAGCGCTGCTGCCGTACACCAGCCACCGGACGCTGCGCTTCAGCCGGACCGTGAGCCTTCCGTACAGCGACGACTGTCCCTTCGTGGAGCCGCTGCGGGACGGGCGATATCTCGTCAGGGCAGCAGACGGTCGTGAACTCGGAACGGCCGACGCGGCCGGCGGTGTGGCGTTGGTGCTGGCCGCACTCGACGCGTCAGCCGGCGCAGACGATGAGTTCCACGTCGGCCGCGCGTAG
- a CDS encoding ABC transporter permease produces MSTTRSPLDDWLPRIPLGAWTEAAVDWATRTLGPVFDTVSAVVEALVRPLEELLTGVPAVAVVLVLAGLGWWLRGWKFGLGSAVGLGLVAGMPYWEETMSTLAQVLVASVLALVLAIPLGVFIAENRRASAVARPVLDLMQTLPAFVYLIPAIFFFGIGTVPGVLATLVFSMPPGVRLTELGLRQVDREIVQAAESFGAPPWMVLLRTKLPLALPTIMTGVNQVIMLALSMVVIAGMVGAGGLGDVIMFALSQVEVGSGFEGGIAVVVLAVVLDRLTDSVGDRFPAARAQRLARQAA; encoded by the coding sequence ATGAGCACGACGCGGTCCCCGCTCGACGACTGGCTGCCCCGGATCCCGCTCGGCGCCTGGACCGAGGCCGCCGTCGACTGGGCCACCCGCACCCTGGGCCCGGTCTTCGACACGGTATCGGCCGTGGTCGAGGCCCTCGTCCGCCCGCTGGAGGAGCTGCTCACCGGCGTACCCGCGGTGGCGGTCGTGCTGGTCCTCGCCGGGCTCGGCTGGTGGCTGCGCGGCTGGAAGTTCGGGCTCGGCAGCGCCGTCGGCCTCGGCCTGGTGGCCGGGATGCCGTACTGGGAAGAGACCATGAGCACGCTCGCGCAGGTGCTCGTGGCCAGCGTGCTCGCCCTGGTGCTGGCGATCCCGCTCGGGGTCTTCATCGCGGAGAACCGCCGGGCGTCGGCCGTGGCCCGGCCGGTGCTGGATCTCATGCAGACGCTGCCCGCGTTCGTCTACCTGATCCCCGCGATCTTCTTCTTCGGCATCGGCACGGTGCCCGGCGTCCTGGCCACGCTGGTGTTCAGCATGCCGCCGGGCGTACGCCTGACCGAGCTCGGCCTGCGCCAGGTGGACCGGGAGATCGTCCAGGCCGCGGAGTCGTTCGGCGCCCCGCCCTGGATGGTGCTGCTGCGCACCAAGCTGCCCCTGGCCCTGCCGACGATCATGACCGGCGTCAACCAGGTGATCATGTTGGCGCTGTCCATGGTGGTCATCGCCGGCATGGTCGGTGCCGGCGGCCTCGGCGACGTGATCATGTTTGCCCTCTCCCAGGTCGAGGTGGGCAGCGGCTTCGAGGGCGGGATCGCCGTCGTGGTCCTCGCCGTGGTGCTCGACCGGCTCACCGACTCCGTGGGCGACCGGTTCCCGGCCGCGCGGGCGCAGCGCCTCGCGCGACAGGCCGCCTGA
- a CDS encoding DoxX family protein translates to MNLALWIAAGLLAAVSLTGGITKTLVPKEKLAALKGGEWTGHASAGFVRSIGILELLAAAGLVLPAVLHVAPFLVPVTAVCWVLLMLGAAVIHYRLGQFTLIAVNMCYVALAVFIAWGRFVVEPFAA, encoded by the coding sequence ATGAACCTCGCTCTGTGGATTGCTGCCGGACTGCTGGCGGCAGTCTCCCTCACCGGCGGCATCACCAAGACGCTCGTACCCAAGGAGAAACTGGCTGCGCTGAAGGGCGGGGAATGGACCGGACACGCCAGCGCCGGCTTCGTCAGGAGCATCGGGATCCTCGAACTCCTGGCCGCGGCTGGCCTGGTCCTGCCCGCCGTGCTCCACGTCGCACCGTTCCTGGTGCCGGTGACCGCCGTCTGTTGGGTCCTGCTCATGCTCGGCGCGGCGGTCATCCACTACCGCCTCGGTCAGTTCACATTGATAGCGGTGAACATGTGCTATGTCGCGCTCGCCGTCTTCATCGCGTGGGGGCGCTTCGTCGTCGAGCCGTTCGCCGCCTGA
- a CDS encoding quaternary amine ABC transporter ATP-binding protein, with protein sequence MRRLASGAPRAEALAGLPATAAVIDANFEVRPGEIFVVMGLSGSGKSTLIRMLNGLLRPTTGSVRVDGVELTTLKPAALRKLRREKISMVFQHFALMPHRTVLENAGYALEVARLPKAERRERALKALRMVGLEEWADKLPRDLSGGMRQRVGLARALAAGTDILLMDEAFSALDPLIRREIQDQLLELQAELGKTIVFITHDLNEAMRLGDRIAVMRDGRIVQIGTAEEILTDPANDYVAQFVADVDRTRILTAASVMEKPHQVLDVSAGPRVAAKALRESQTSVIYVTGPMKKFLGTVTEDEVLRALREGRQRLDGYVSTERVRTVTMDTAVADLFADCAQSQHPVAVLDDRGRLAGVIPRITLLSALSSANPEGGSPPPPPADLPARSEVELVATEGEPA encoded by the coding sequence ATGCGACGTCTCGCCTCCGGCGCGCCCCGCGCCGAGGCGCTGGCCGGGCTGCCGGCCACGGCGGCCGTGATCGACGCGAACTTCGAGGTACGCCCCGGCGAGATCTTCGTCGTGATGGGCCTGTCCGGCTCCGGCAAGTCGACCCTCATCCGCATGCTCAACGGCCTGCTGCGCCCCACCACGGGCAGCGTGCGGGTCGACGGGGTCGAGTTGACCACGTTGAAGCCCGCGGCGCTGCGCAAGCTGCGACGGGAGAAGATCAGCATGGTCTTCCAGCATTTCGCGCTCATGCCGCACCGGACTGTGCTGGAGAACGCCGGCTACGCGCTTGAGGTCGCCCGGCTACCGAAGGCCGAGCGGCGCGAGCGCGCCCTGAAGGCGCTGCGCATGGTCGGGCTCGAGGAGTGGGCGGACAAGCTCCCCCGCGACCTGTCCGGCGGCATGCGTCAGCGGGTCGGGCTGGCCCGCGCGCTCGCGGCCGGCACCGACATCCTGCTGATGGACGAGGCGTTCTCCGCGCTGGATCCGCTCATCCGCCGGGAGATCCAGGACCAGCTCCTCGAACTCCAGGCCGAGCTGGGCAAGACCATCGTCTTCATCACCCACGACCTCAACGAGGCCATGCGGCTCGGCGACCGGATCGCGGTGATGCGGGACGGCCGGATCGTCCAGATCGGCACGGCCGAGGAGATCCTCACCGACCCGGCCAACGACTACGTCGCGCAGTTCGTCGCCGACGTCGACCGGACCCGGATCCTGACCGCCGCGTCGGTGATGGAGAAGCCGCACCAGGTCCTGGACGTCAGTGCCGGTCCCCGGGTGGCCGCCAAGGCGCTGCGCGAGAGCCAGACCTCGGTGATCTACGTGACCGGGCCGATGAAGAAGTTCCTCGGCACCGTCACCGAGGACGAGGTGCTTCGGGCGCTGCGCGAGGGTCGGCAGCGCCTCGACGGGTACGTGTCGACCGAACGGGTCCGGACGGTGACCATGGACACGGCGGTGGCCGACCTCTTCGCCGACTGCGCGCAGAGCCAGCACCCGGTCGCCGTCCTCGACGACCGGGGGCGCCTGGCCGGCGTGATCCCCCGGATCACCCTGCTCAGCGCCCTGTCCAGCGCGAACCCGGAGGGTGGGTCCCCACCGCCGCCCCCGGCGGACCTGCCGGCGCGCTCCGAGGTCGAGCTGGTCGCCACGGAGGGAGAGCCGGCATGA
- a CDS encoding VOC family protein, which translates to MLADAPAQAAIPASDMERAKRFYRETLGLAVSQEAEDAVHFESGGTRFFVYPTSNAGQAPHTLAAWLVADLDAEMADLRRRGVTFEEYDLPGLKTVNGVAEFPTMRGAWFKDSEGNILGVTQAREG; encoded by the coding sequence ATGTTGGCAGACGCACCGGCGCAGGCGGCCATTCCCGCGAGCGACATGGAGCGGGCCAAGCGTTTCTATCGTGAGACGCTGGGCCTGGCCGTGTCGCAGGAAGCCGAGGACGCGGTCCATTTCGAGTCCGGTGGAACGCGGTTCTTCGTCTATCCCACGTCAAACGCCGGGCAGGCGCCCCACACGCTGGCGGCCTGGCTGGTCGCCGACCTCGACGCCGAGATGGCGGATCTCCGGAGGCGCGGCGTGACGTTCGAAGAGTATGATCTCCCGGGCCTCAAGACAGTCAACGGCGTCGCGGAGTTTCCGACGATGCGCGGTGCCTGGTTCAAGGACAGCGAGGGCAACATTCTCGGTGTGACTCAGGCCCGCGAAGGATAG
- a CDS encoding ABC transporter substrate-binding protein — protein MTTHPRSSYRRRDLFRLIGLTGVAAATAACAGPGGDSGGSGAPKAVQTGKPTGEVSFAHWRGEDRETFDKLMASFTAKFPDAKITQDIAPSNDYNAQALQRLRGGNVGDAFATFRGAQFENFVKAQVYTDLSGSELLGRFEPGLLRAGAQDGKQYGLPYQVVFPMPLYNADIFERAGVTEAPADWDGFLALCEKLKGQGVVPIAWPGGEPGNAGQLFNSMVSNNAPTDDMCTRIERGEAKCTDDWFLKTLEQYAQLRPYFQPSPTGTAVEPAQQLFATGKAAMLATGSYHLAAVRALGAKFPMNVIAPITTSKDKARNEGVYNATFILGVNAKSDVQPAALAWLDFLSDPANAATYANATAQHLTVKGVDYTNADLKATQPWLSRKTLLAPRFQFLDLDIRNAVEGACVKVVGGTAPQQAAEEAQRIVDQRR, from the coding sequence ATGACAACCCACCCCCGATCGTCCTACCGCCGCCGTGACCTGTTCCGCCTGATCGGACTGACCGGCGTGGCCGCCGCCACCGCCGCGTGCGCCGGCCCCGGCGGCGACAGCGGCGGTTCCGGCGCGCCGAAGGCCGTCCAGACCGGCAAGCCCACCGGCGAGGTCTCCTTCGCCCACTGGCGCGGCGAGGACCGGGAGACGTTCGACAAGCTGATGGCCTCCTTCACCGCGAAGTTCCCGGACGCGAAGATCACCCAGGACATCGCGCCGTCGAACGACTACAACGCCCAGGCGTTGCAGCGGCTGCGCGGCGGCAACGTCGGTGACGCGTTCGCCACGTTCCGGGGCGCCCAGTTCGAGAACTTCGTCAAGGCGCAGGTCTACACCGACCTGTCCGGCTCCGAACTGCTCGGCCGGTTCGAGCCGGGGCTGCTGCGGGCCGGCGCCCAGGACGGCAAGCAGTACGGCCTGCCGTACCAGGTGGTCTTCCCGATGCCGCTGTACAACGCCGACATCTTCGAGCGGGCCGGCGTGACCGAGGCGCCCGCCGACTGGGACGGCTTCCTCGCCCTCTGCGAGAAGCTCAAGGGCCAGGGCGTGGTGCCGATCGCCTGGCCGGGTGGTGAGCCGGGCAACGCCGGCCAGCTGTTCAACTCGATGGTGTCCAACAACGCGCCCACCGACGACATGTGCACCAGGATCGAGCGGGGCGAGGCGAAGTGCACCGATGACTGGTTCCTCAAGACGCTGGAGCAGTACGCCCAGCTCCGCCCGTACTTCCAGCCGAGCCCGACCGGCACGGCGGTGGAACCGGCGCAGCAGCTCTTCGCCACCGGCAAGGCCGCGATGCTCGCCACCGGCAGCTACCACCTCGCCGCGGTCCGCGCGCTCGGGGCGAAGTTCCCGATGAACGTCATCGCGCCGATCACCACCAGCAAGGACAAGGCCCGCAACGAGGGTGTCTACAACGCCACGTTCATCCTCGGCGTGAACGCCAAGTCCGACGTGCAGCCGGCCGCGCTGGCCTGGCTGGACTTCCTCAGCGACCCGGCCAACGCCGCCACCTACGCCAACGCCACCGCCCAGCACCTCACGGTCAAGGGGGTCGACTACACCAACGCCGACCTCAAGGCCACCCAGCCCTGGCTGAGCCGCAAGACGCTGCTCGCTCCCCGGTTCCAGTTCCTCGACCTGGACATCCGTAACGCGGTCGAGGGCGCCTGCGTCAAGGTGGTCGGTGGCACCGCACCCCAGCAGGCGGCCGAGGAGGCCCAGCGGATCGTCGACCAGCGCAGGTAA
- a CDS encoding carbohydrate ABC transporter permease, with the protein MTPRTATGRADPPGTTGGSARPGAATAAGPAGRRPRRRATRVHPGLYLFPLPAVALLVVFFAIPTAQAVQYAITDWDGFSAGYEVVGLDNFTRALTGDDLFRNALVNNLKFMLVVVIAQTALSLLLAVLLARNSRGSVILRSLFFFPTILSSVSVAFIWKFVYDPNFGLINRSLDAVGLGGMRSSFLGDDQAIYWVAVTQVWFHAGQMMVVFVAGLQSIPVELYEAAGIDGAGRWAKFRHITWPMIAPATAIVVAYTTIQSFKAFDLILGLGGNPPKSSLDILSTRIYTTFANSDFGYAAAESLLFMILIGVVTVTQRRMLRATTADT; encoded by the coding sequence ATGACCCCACGTACCGCAACTGGACGCGCCGACCCGCCGGGCACCACCGGCGGCTCGGCGCGGCCGGGCGCCGCCACCGCCGCGGGCCCGGCCGGCAGGCGGCCGCGCCGCCGCGCCACCCGCGTGCACCCGGGCCTCTACCTGTTCCCGCTGCCGGCGGTGGCCCTGCTGGTCGTCTTCTTCGCCATCCCCACCGCGCAGGCCGTGCAGTACGCGATCACCGACTGGGACGGCTTCAGCGCCGGCTACGAGGTCGTCGGCCTGGACAACTTCACCCGGGCGTTGACCGGCGACGACCTGTTCCGCAACGCGCTGGTCAACAACCTCAAGTTCATGCTGGTGGTGGTGATCGCGCAGACCGCGCTGTCGCTGCTGCTCGCCGTCCTGCTGGCCCGCAACTCCCGCGGCAGCGTCATCCTCCGGTCGCTGTTCTTCTTCCCCACCATCCTGTCCTCGGTGTCGGTGGCGTTCATCTGGAAGTTCGTCTACGACCCGAACTTCGGCCTGATCAACCGGTCGCTCGACGCCGTCGGGCTGGGCGGGATGCGCTCGTCGTTCCTCGGCGACGACCAGGCGATCTACTGGGTGGCGGTCACCCAGGTCTGGTTCCACGCCGGGCAGATGATGGTGGTCTTCGTGGCCGGCCTGCAGTCCATCCCGGTCGAGCTGTACGAGGCCGCCGGCATCGACGGCGCCGGCCGGTGGGCGAAGTTCCGGCACATCACCTGGCCGATGATCGCGCCCGCGACGGCCATCGTGGTCGCCTACACCACGATCCAGTCGTTCAAGGCGTTCGACCTGATCCTCGGCCTCGGCGGCAACCCGCCGAAGTCGTCGCTGGACATCCTCTCCACCCGCATCTACACCACGTTCGCCAACTCGGACTTCGGTTACGCCGCCGCAGAGTCGCTGCTGTTCATGATCCTCATCGGGGTCGTGACCGTCACGCAGCGACGCATGCTCCGGGCGACCACGGCGGACACCTGA